The Hornefia porci genome contains the following window.
CTGGTTCTGGTACTGGGCAGCGCATTCGCGAATGCGCCGGCGATCAAGAAGCTGATTGCCAGAATCGCGAGTATTGCCAAGACGCCGGTACAGGCGATTATCGTTGTTACGTTTTTCTCGTTGCTGGCCTGCTGGCTGAACTGGGGATTCGGCTTGGTTGTCGGAGCTATTCTGGCCAAGGAGCTGGCGAGACAGATCAAGGGAGTCGATTACAGACTGCTGATTGCCTCAGCCTATTCGGGCTTTGTCGTATGGCACGCCGGAATTTCCGGATCGATTCCGCTTGCGCTGGCGACTCCGGACGCACCGGGAGCACCTGGCGCTCTGGCGACGGCTACCGGAGGGGCGGTAACTCATATCATTTCCACATCGCAGACGATCTTTGCGCCGTGGAATCTGATCTGCTGCCTGATCATTCTGGTATGTCTGCCGTTCATCAACGCGAAGATGCACCCGGCTCCGGGAGAGGCGATCACCGTTGACCCGAAGCTGCTTGCCGAGGCGCAGATCGAATACGCCGCACCGGTGACCCCGGCTGAGAAAATGGAGAACAGCGTAACCTGCTCGGCGATTATCGCGATCGCGGGACTGGTTTATCTGGTTTACTATTTCGCGACCTCAGGGTTCAACCTGTCGCTGAATATCGTAAACTTCATTTTCCTGATCCTGGGAATTATCTTCCACAAGACGCCGATCGGATATGTGAGGGCGATTGCGGATTCCGCGAAGGGCGCTGCGGGCATCATCCTTCAGTTCCCGTTCTATGCAGGCATCATGGGAATGATGACCTTCGCTCCGGAAGGCGGAACTTCTCTGGCGGGCGTGATCAGTAATTTCTTCGTATCGATTTCGAACAATGTGACGTTCCCGCTGTTCACATTCCTGTCCGCAGGAATCGTAAACTTCTTTGTACCCTCCGGCGGAGGCCAGTGGGCGGTACAGGGACCGATCATGATGCCGGCCGGACTGAAGCTGGGCGTCGATCCGAGCATTACCGGAATGGCCATTGCCTGGGGTGATGC
Protein-coding sequences here:
- a CDS encoding short-chain fatty acid transporter, encoding MFKKLTDGCVHLVNRYLPDPFIFCIILTIVVFIGALPATHAGVIAVINAWGVGVWNLLAFSMQMVLVLVLGSAFANAPAIKKLIARIASIAKTPVQAIIVVTFFSLLACWLNWGFGLVVGAILAKELARQIKGVDYRLLIASAYSGFVVWHAGISGSIPLALATPDAPGAPGALATATGGAVTHIISTSQTIFAPWNLICCLIILVCLPFINAKMHPAPGEAITVDPKLLAEAQIEYAAPVTPAEKMENSVTCSAIIAIAGLVYLVYYFATSGFNLSLNIVNFIFLILGIIFHKTPIGYVRAIADSAKGAAGIILQFPFYAGIMGMMTFAPEGGTSLAGVISNFFVSISNNVTFPLFTFLSAGIVNFFVPSGGGQWAVQGPIMMPAGLKLGVDPSITGMAIAWGDAWTNMIQPFWALPALGIAGLSARDIMGYCLITLFFVGIVVCGGFVVVGLMA